A region of the Nothobranchius furzeri strain GRZ-AD chromosome 13, NfurGRZ-RIMD1, whole genome shotgun sequence genome:
ATTATTTGTCCCACAGCCGATTCCCGTCAAATCAAGGACCTTAaaactttttattcatttatttgattTAAAATCCTGGTTCTTTAATCTTTTCTTTGGAACAAAGAGCCTGGTGTTATTTATGGGTTCAGTTTGTTTTTCTATGTTAAAACAGACAAAAATCGGCTGACAAACAACAGAACCTCCCGAGGACAGGAAGGCCCGTGTCCTCCATCCTGTTTTTGTAGGAGTGGATGAAGCCGGGCCTCGGGGGCTGCTGGACCAGGATCAGTCAGTGTCGGAAGTAAAACAGAGGAGTCTGACATGCTTTCTGTTTGTGCACGTGGTCCAGAGTAAATAAAGCTGGGCTGCTGGACACAAAAGGCTGAAGAGCAGGAGGTGATGAATCGgatcatgatggtgatgatgaggacagGAAAACGGCAGGTTTCGCCTGAAGACCAGGTCTCACAGAGAAAGATCCAAAACACGACGGAAACCGTGTTTCTGGTTTAACTCTGGGCATTTTTTATGTTCTGTTGGACCTGCTCTGACCCTCCTCTTTGGTTTTCCAGGTATGGATTACCTGAACACCTCCCACGTCACCaaccaatcagatttcagcagcATCTTTATCAAGCAGGTGCTCCCGCCGCTCTACGCCACCATCTTTGTGTTGGGCATGTGTCTGAATGCCGTAGCTGCCTGGATCTTCTTCAGGGTTCCTGCAGACTCGGGGCTGGTGGTCTACCTGAAGAACATGGTGGTGGCGGACCTCCTCATGCTGTCCTCCTACCCCTTCAGGGTGGCATCTCACCTGGGCTTCGGTGACTGGTACCTCTCAGTCATCATCTGCCGCTACACTGCGGTCCTCTACTACTTCTCCATGTACGTGGGGATCCTCTTCATAGGCTTCATTAGCCTGGAGCGCTACGTTAAGGTGGTCCACCACACCCCGACCCCTAACACCACGTCCTCCTGTAGGTCCAGATTCAGCACGGGGGccaggctgcagctcctgcaaagtGCCACCTTTGCTCGGGTTCTGGCTCTTGTCACGTGGGGGCTCCTGCTCCTGTGCTGCCTACCCAACACCATCCTAACGAGCCGTGCCGCCACCGAGCCGATCTCCCGGAAATGCATGGAGCTGAAGACACCACTGGGTGTCCAGTGGCACACGGTGTCTAACCTGCTCTGCGTGTGTCTGTTCTGGGTGACGATGTTCATCGTGGCCTTTTCCTACACCTCCATCGCTCACCAAGTATATAAGTCGTACCGACGCATGCGTCAGGACAATGTAGACATCTGCCGCAAGTCCAACCGTAGCATCTTCATCATCCTGGCCGTGTTTTTCATCTGCTTTGTGCCGTACCACGTCTGCCGAGTGCCTTTCACCCTGAGCCAGAGGCCAAAGTCGGGCTTCAGCTGGAACGCCCGCTTCCTACTGTTCCAGGTGAAGGAGGGAACCCTCTTCCTGTCTGCGCTGAACGTCTGCCTCGACCCCATAATCTACTTCCTGATGTGTCAGACCTTCAGAGAGTCACTGCTGAGAAAACTGTcaagaaaagaaagaagaagatcCCTGACGACTGCCCAGAGCCTCAGCAACATCTAGGAGAGGCCAGGAGGCAAGGAGAcacggagacaggagacaaggagGCAGGAAGAAAGGAGACAAGGAGGCAAAGAGATGAGCAGAAAGGAGAAATGAGACAAGGAGAGAGGGGACAAGGAGGCAGGAAGAAAGGAGACCAGGAGGCAGAAAAAAAGGAGACAAGGAGGCAGGAgacaaggagacaggagacaaggagGCAGGAAGAAAGGAGACAAGGAGGCAAAGAGACGAGTGGAAAGGAGACATGAGACAAGGAGACAAGGAGGCAAAGAGATAAGGATAGACGAGACAAGGAGACAGGGGAAAATGAGGCTGGAAGAAAGGAGACAAAGATGTAGGACACAAAATGACAGGAGGCAAGGAAGGAGGAAGCAAGCAGACAAGGAAAGAAAAGGCAGGGAGACGGGAGGAATAGGTCAGTGGAGAGTCACATAGACATTTTCATAACTTTACTTGTCTTTTTCCTGCTCAGGGTTTATTTACtaattttactcattttaatttcccaatctgttaccatggcaacacaacatCCATTCAAATGAATTAAGAGTTTTAGCTTTTGAGCTGCAGACTGAATGTGACGTTTAATAAAGTGcaactggtttatttcatgtaaaCAAAAGCAGCTTTTAGATTTAGTTTCATCTGTTCAGGAAACGAGGAACCAGAGGTGAATCTGGACTCGGATGACCCAGCATCGACCCCGCTGGGTCGTCACAAACCCCTCATCAGCACCCAGCTGCTCTGGCTTTGTGGTAATGTGTCCACGCTGAGTTTGTTTAAAGGTTTGGTTTGATGAACAACAGCTCAGGTTGTGCAAGTGATGTTGTCTAAAACGACTGATGGAAACTAGATCAAACTAAATCCTGTTTCAATGCAGAAAAATGAGTCAAACTGTGAAAAATAAACGATGAGTTTCAAACCTGAAAGGTTTTTTATGTCATAACAACTCGGCTCATTGGACCGTGACGATAAACGGGAACCGAACACACGAGTTTTATTTAAAATCAGCCAtttaaatgtggcaaggtggagaaacgagggcccgggcgggattcgatccccagactcccgggtgagagccaTACGCtccacaggtgtcaaactccagtccgcaagggccactatcccacatgtttgagtgtttttcctgtttcaacacacctgatttcaatcagcaggtgattaacaggcttctggagagcctgatgagctgctgcacagctgaatcaactgtgttggaacaaggacacaacaaaaagatgcaggctaccggccctcaaggactggagtttgacaccgctgcgtcagccaaagggacatccccttggccaagtagccagggcgcatgatccatcgggacactgtgacaggacactcacaccgtCACATAAACAACCTGGAACTGAACCAGCAAAAAACAAGCAGCAGCTGTTTACAGGCCGCGTGAAAGGAGACTTTCTGCTGCATCAGGACCAGATTAGGAAACACAAACATTTACAGGCGCTCCCACATTCATGTAAACAATGTTTATTAGTTCACAAGATTTTAATCAGAGGAAGAATCTGTGATTCATGATTGTCTGTGACAGTTTAAACTCTAGTATGTTGCAtttcttttttttcatgtttataattcagatgatttttttctttgctttgctgtttatattttttatatattgATGCAAAATTACTGTGTTTTCAGTGAAGTAACGGCGGCTTACCTGCGTCAAttctttaaaacaagtttattttaaataaataaatgttaaaactaCAGTTCCTGCGTGGTTTGTAGCTTTCCTTCGTGTTCTCCACAAGATATTTCAGGATGTTGTTACTCCTTAcccaagggcggaaatcccatttcaattttttttttgggggggggggggggggggggggagacgtgaaaaaaaatgctctctacatacaacactgtatgtccttataagagactgacctgtgactctgtgcctgtgtctgacaggctctggctgccagtgctcaagtgactggactttgcctaatgaaaccatttagaaacaatttcatagttatttcatttctttcttatagatgtctttatcaaaatttaagtttctacttacttgacgttctggagcattaaaaaacgacctgatgtctgccgttttttgtttctctgccatttcaactgacctggtctgacagttggacagcaacacacacacagatgggatattgtcattagaacggagctggaggatattgatcaacaataatatcttgccaattttgtgTCGGTGCGGACCTTACCGACGCATCGCAGCATCCGTTGAGTTTGTTCTGGTTCTGTCAGCTTTCCCTGAACTGAAGCTGTTTCGGTGCTGCCACCTTGTGGTAAAAATGGGTGTCAGCTATTTTTCTTTCTAGTTTCTCACAATCTCCACTAGATGGCGATAGAAACGtctgtttattttaaatattttagttttgactcgtgaaaaaaaaaaaccattagcAACACATCAAATCAGCTAGTCGTTTCCTTTAGTGTTAGTCGTGCTGTTTGATTTCCAACCACAAAATAGTAGGAATTCTCTGTTTTGGTTGGATCTGCTCACTGGTTTCTTGTTCCTGAGCGGTGATAGGATGCAGCGCAGGTGGACCAACAGATGAGGACTTCATATCCAGGAGGAGCGGAGCTGGAGTCTCTGGATTACCTGGCTTGTTTAAATTTAACTGGTCAGGAGATCTTGATC
Encoded here:
- the LOC107379870 gene encoding P2Y purinoceptor 14, whose amino-acid sequence is MDYLNTSHVTNQSDFSSIFIKQVLPPLYATIFVLGMCLNAVAAWIFFRVPADSGLVVYLKNMVVADLLMLSSYPFRVASHLGFGDWYLSVIICRYTAVLYYFSMYVGILFIGFISLERYVKVVHHTPTPNTTSSCRSRFSTGARLQLLQSATFARVLALVTWGLLLLCCLPNTILTSRAATEPISRKCMELKTPLGVQWHTVSNLLCVCLFWVTMFIVAFSYTSIAHQVYKSYRRMRQDNVDICRKSNRSIFIILAVFFICFVPYHVCRVPFTLSQRPKSGFSWNARFLLFQVKEGTLFLSALNVCLDPIIYFLMCQTFRESLLRKLSRKERRRSLTTAQSLSNI